The sequence AAGACCACGGTCACGGGTATCGAGATGTTCCACAAGCAGCTCGACGAGGCCTGGGCCGGCGAGAACTGTGGTCTCCTGCTCCGTGGCACGAAGCGTGAGGACGTCGAGCGCGGTCAGGTCATCGTCAAGCCGGGTTCGGTCACGCCGCACACCGACTTCGAGGGCACCGCGTACATCCTGTCCAAGGACGAGGGTGGGCGTCACAACCCCTTCTACACGAACTACCGCCCGCAGTTCTACTTCCGCACCACCGACGTCACCGGCGTCATCTCGCTGCCCGAGGGCACCGAGATGGTCATGCCCGGCGACACCACCGACATGACGGTCGAGCTGATCCAGCCGATCGCCATGGAGGAGGGCCTCGGCTTCGCCATCCGTGAGGGTGGACGCACCGTGGGCGCCGGTACGGTCACGAAGATCGTCAAGTAAGCACCTGCTTCCTCGCAGAGGGGTCGGACCTTCGGGTCCGGCCCCTCTGTGCTTTGTATCGTGTCGGGAGTTTCCTCTCCGCGCCAAGACGTGCACAATGATCTCGTCGGCCTCTCCGTCGACGCACACCTGAGAAGGGGATTCACATGGGTATCGATGACGCGGTGAACAAGGGCAAGGACCTCTACGAGCAGAACAAGGACAAGATCGCCGAGGCCGTCAAGAGCGACCAGGCCGAGGACATCAGTGACAAGGTCCTCGATGGCGTCGCGGACTTCGCGAAGAAGATCGCCCCGGGTGCAGCAGACAAGATCGACGAGATCCGGGACAGCGCGGACAAGGCCGTCGGCAACGAGTAGCAGCCCCGCACTCTTCAAGCGGCGATCCACCACCGGGTGGATCGCCGCTTTCGTATGCAGAGGCACGCCCCCGTTCGATCTAGTGGTCGTCAGATGTGGCGGATTCGCAGATGTATCGAGTAGGATCGTCTCGACCGCCTGGGGATCTTGCGGTCGGGGAAGCCGAAGGGGTTCGGTTTCCCGAAGCACGCGGGCTTTCCGCGTTGAAACTGGGGATAAGCGATCTTGGGGATCATCGTGCGACGCGCGCACTCTGTGCGCCTGAGCGTCACCCTGCCTGCGCGGCGGGTCTTCCGCCGCGCCCTCGAACGAGGAGTTCGGCGTCCCTTCACGCCGGGCTACTCGCGTTCGGTGTGCCCCCTCGCACTGAACGCCCTCCCCAAGCGGGGCGAGGCATGGGGATGCTTCGCCCCGCTATCTCCTTCCTTCTGAGCCGGAATTCGACGTCGGTCACCGCCTCGCTGAGAGGCGCGACACGCCCGGGTTTGCAGAAGTGAAATCAGCCGTGGCAGAATAGACAGGTTCGATATTCCGTCGCCGCTGTGCGTGCGCCGGATCACTGCCAGGGCAGTGCATAGACGGCGGTTCCTCATGGGGGCTGCAGGGTTCTAGGCCGCGGGTAGCAGAACACACACCCCGACACCCTTCTCACCGAAGGGTTCGCCGTGCGCGGCGGAGGTCGGGCATCCGGTCGCCTCGCGGCGTCCGGCTGACAGAAGAACAGTGGTGCAGCAGATCGACTCGTGAGAGCCGTTCTCGTGCCGAGGCGCGAACAGCGCCGACGTGCGTCCAATGCCCCAGGGCCACCCGGTCCCGGACGGTATGACGCCTAAAGAGAGAGAGCAGACAATGGCGGGACAGAAGATCCGCATTCGCCTGAAGTCGTATGACCACGAGGTCATCGACACGTCCGCACGCAAGATCGTGGACACCGTGACCCGTGCGGGTGCGACCGTCGTCGGACCCGTGCCCCTTCCGACCGAGAAGAACGTCGTGTGCGTCATCCGGTCGCCGCACAAGTACAAGGACAGCCGCGAGCACTTCGAGATGCGCACCCACAAGCGTCTGATCGACATCGTCGACCCGACGCCCAAGGCCGTCGACTCGCTGATGCGTCTCGACCTGCCTGCCGATGTCAACATCGAGATCAAGCTCTGAGGTCGGACATGGTTGACATCAACTCCAAGATTTCCAAGGGCATGCTGGGCACGAAGCTCGGCATGACCCAGGTCTGGAACGAGAGCGGCAAGCTCGTTCCCGTCACCGTCATCGAGCTCGCCTCGAACGTGGTTACGCAGATCCGTACGCCCGAGAAGGACGGCTACAACGCCGTGCAGATCGCGTACGGCCAGATCGACCCGCGCAAGGTGAACAAGCCCCTCACGGCCCACTTCGAGGCAGCCGGCGTCACGCCGCGTCGTCACGTCACCGAGATCCGCACCGCGGACGCCGGCGACTACAGCCTGGGCCAGGAGCTCACGGTCGACGGCACCTTCGAAGCCGGCCAGCTCGTCGACGTCGTCGGCACGAGCAAGGGCAAGGGCTTCGCCGGTGTCATGAAGCGTCACAACTTCAAGGGCGTCTCGGCTTCGCACGGTTCGCACCGCAACCACCGCAAGCCCGGCTCGATCGGCGCATCGTCGACCCCGAGCCGCGTCTTCAAGGGCATGCGCATGGCCGGCCGTATGGGTGGCGAGCGTGTGACCGTCCTCAACCTCACGGTGCACGCCATCGACATCGAGAAGGGTCTGCTGCTCGTCAAGGGCGCTGTCCCCGGTGCTCGTGGCCGCATCGTCTATGTCCGCAACGCAGTGAAGGGTGCCTGAACATGGCTGACTCCACTCTCGCGCTCGACGTCCTCAAGGCAGACGGCAAGAAGGCAGGCTCCATCGAGCTTCCCGCCGCGCTGTTCGACGCCAAGACGAACATCCCGCTCATCCACCAGGTCGTCGTCGCGCAGCTCGCGGCGGCTCGCCAGGGCACGCACTCGACCAAGCGTCGTGGCGAGGTCTCCGGTGCCGGCCGCAAGCCCTTCAAGCAGAAGGGCACGGGTAACGCCCGTCAGGGTTCCATCCGCGCGCCGCACATGACCGGTGGTGGCATCGTCCACGGGCCGAAGCCGCGTGACTACTCGCAGCGCACGCCCAAGAAGATGATCGCGGCCGCCCTGCTGGGCGCGCTCAGCGACCGCTTCCGTGGCGACCGCATCCACGCCATCGAGTCCTTCGGGATCGACGGCACGCCCTCGACGAAGACCGCGGTGAACTTCCTCACCAACGTCGTCTCGTCGAAGAACGTGCTCGTCGTTATCGAGCGCAACGACGACGTGACGCTGAAGAGCATCCGCAACCTGTCGAACCTGCACGTGCTGACGTTCGACCAGCTCAACGCATACGACGTGCTCGTCTCCGACGACATCGTCTTCACCCAGGCCGCGCTCGAGGGCTTCATCGCCTCCAAGTCCGGCGCCAACCAGGAGGTCTCCGCATGAGCGAGCAGGCATCTGTTCTCCAGACGGCCCTGAACAAGGACCCGCGCGACATCATCCTGAAGCCGGTCGTGTCCGAGAAGAGCTACGGGCTCATCGATGAAGGAAAGTACACCTTCCTCGTCGACCCGCGCGCTTCGAAGACCGAGATCAAGCTCGCCATCGAGAAGATCTTCGGCGTCAAGGTCGCAGGGGTCAACACCCTCAACCGCGTCGGCAAGGCTCGTCGCACCCGCTTCGGCACCGGCAAGCGCAAGGACACCAAGCGCGCCATCGTCACCCTGAAGTCGGGCACCATCGACATCTTCACGGCAATCGGCTGACCCGGGGGATAAGGACAATAATGGCTATTCGCAAGTACAAGCCCACGACCCCGGGCCGTCGCGGCTCGTCGGTGGCTGACTTCGCCGAGATCACTCGATCGACGCCGGAGAAGTCGCTGCTGCGCCCGCTCTCGAAGACCGGTGGTCGCAACAACCAGGGCCGCATCACGACCCGTCACATCGGTGGTGGCCACAAGCGCCAGTACCGCGTCATCGACTTCCGTCGTAACGACAAGGACGGCGTCAACGCCAAGGTCGCTCACATCGAGTACGACCCCAACCGCACCGCGCGCATCGCGCTGCTGCACTACTTCGACGGTGAGAAGCGCTACATCCTCGCTCCGGCGAAGCTGAAGCAGGGCGACATCGTCGAGTCGGGTGCCGGGGCTGACATCAAGCCGGGCAACAACCTCCCGCTGAAGAACATCCCCACGGGTACCGTCATCCACGCGATCGAGCTCCGCCCCGGTGGCGGCGCGAAGATGGCACGTTCGGCCGGTGCATCCGTCCGTCTCGTCGCCAAGGACGGCCCCTACGCCCAGCTGCGTCTCCCCTCGGGCGAGATCCGCAACGTCGATGCGCGCTGCCGCGCGACCATCGGCGAGGTCGGCAACGCCGAGCAGTCGAACATCAACTGGGGCAAGGCCGGCCGCATGCGCTGGAAGGGCGTCCGCCCGACCGTGCGTGGTGTCGCGATGAACCCGGTGGACCACCCGCACGGTGGTGGTGAGGGTAAGACCTCTGGTGGTCGTCACCCCGTCTCCCCGTGGGGCCAGGCTGAGGGTCGTACCCGTCATGCCAACAAGGAAAGCGACAAGTACATCGTGCGTCGTCGTAACGCCGGCAAGAAGCGTAAGTAGGAGTAAGAGAAGATGCCTCGCAGTCTTAAGAAGGGCCCCTTCGTCGACGATCACCTGCTTCGCAAGGTGGTCGTGCAGAACGAAGCCGGCACCAAGAACGTCATCAAGACCTGGTCCCGTCGGTCCATGATCATCCCGGCCATGCTGGGTCACACGATCGCGGTCCACGACGGACGCAAGCACATCCCTGTGTTCGTGTCCGAGACCATGGTCGGTCACAAGCTGGGCGAGTTCGCGCCCACCCGCACCTTCCGCGGCCACGAGAAGGACGACAAGAAGGGGCGGCGCCGCTAATGGTCGAATCGATCGCACGCGTGCGACACATCCGCGTGACCCCTCAGAAGGCTCGTCGTGTCGTCGCGCTCATCAAGGGCAAGCAGGCCCAGGAGGCTCTGGCGATCCTGAAGTTCGCACAGCAGAGCGCCAGCGAGCCGATCTACAAGCTTGTCGCGTCGGCCATGGCCAACGCGCAGGTCAAGGCAGATCGCGACGGCGAGTTCCTCGACGAGAAGGACCTGTACGTGGCCAACGCGTACGTCGACGAGGGCACCACGCTCAAGCGTTTCCAGCCCCGTGCACAGGGTCGCGCTTTCCAGATCAAGAAGCGCACGAGCCACATCACGGTCGTGCTCTCGACGCCTGAGGCAGCTCCGGCCGCCGCGGGCGACAGCAACAAGAAGGCGAGCAAGTAATGGGACAGAAGGTAAACCCGTACGGCTTCCGTCTCGGCATCACGACGGACCACGTCTCGCGTTGGTTCTCTGACTCGACGAAGCCGGGTCAGCGTTACGCCGACTACGTCGCCGAGGACATCAAGATCCGCAACCTGCTCAAGACGCAGCTCGACCGCGCCGGTGTCTCGAACATCGAGATCGAGCGCACCCGTGACCGCGTCCGCGTCGACATCCACACCGCCCGTCCGGGCATCGTGATCGGTCGTCGTGGCGCCGAGGCCGAGCGCATCCGCGGCGACCTCGAGAAGCTCTCGGGCAAGCAGATCCAGCTGAACATCCTCGAGGTCAAGAACCCCGAGGCTGACGCTCAGCTCGTCGCACAGGGCATCGCCGAGCAGCTCTCTGCTCGCGTGGCGTTCCGTCGTGCGATGCGCAAGGGTCTGCAGGGCGCTCAGCGCGCCGGCGCAAAGGGCATCCGCATCCAGGTCTCCGGCCGCCTCGGCGGCGCCGAGATGAGCCGCTCGGAGTTCTACCGCGAAGGTCGTGTGCCGCTGCACACGCTGCGCGCGAACATCGACTACGGCTTCTACGAGGCGAAGACCACCTTCGGCCGCATCGGCGTGAAGGTCTGGATCTACAAGGGCGACCTGACCGCCAAGGAGCTCGCTCGCGAGCAGGCCAACGCACCCAAGGCTCGTCGTGACGACCGTGGTGGCGACCGCCGCCGTGCCCCGCGCAACGAGGCACCTGTCGCAGAAGGAGCGTCGGCATAATGCTCATCCCCCGTAAGGTCAAGTTCCGCAAGCAGCACCACCCGGGTCGCTCGGGCCAGGCAACCGGCGGCACGAAGGTCTCCTTCGGCGAGTACGGCATCCAGGCTCTGACCCCCGCTTACGTGACGAACCGTCAGATCGAGTCCGCTCGTATCGCGATGACCCGTCACATCAAGCGTGGTGGAAAGGTGTGGATCAACATCTACCCCGACCGTCCGCTCACGAAGAAGCCTGCCGAGACCCGCATGGGTTCCGGTAAGGGTTCTCCCGAGTGGTGGGTCGCCAACGTCAAGCCGGGCCGTGTCCTCTTCGAGGTCGCGGGTGTCGACGAGGAGCTCGCTCGCGAAGCTCTGACCCGTGCAATTCACAAGCTGCCGCTCAAGGCACGCATCATCAAGCGCGAGGAGGGCGACGCGTAATGGCGATCGGCACCAAGGAGCTCGCCCCGGCAGAGCTCGATACATTCGAAGACCAGCGCCTCGTTGAGGAGCTGCGCAAGGCCAAGGAGGAGCTGTTCAACCTCCGTTTCCAGTCGGCCACCGGCCAGCTGGAGAGCCACGGCCGCATCCGCGCCGTCAAGCGCGACATCGCGCGCCTCTACACCGTGATCCGCGAACGCGAGCTGGGCATCCGTGCGACGCCCGCTCCGGTCGAGGCTCCGGCCAAGAAGGCGACCAAGTCGAAGGCGAAGAAGGCGGACTCCGCCGACGACGCCGTGAAGGAAGAGGCTGAGTGATGGCCACCAAGAAGGAAGCGACTGTGGAGACGCAGGCCGCAGGACACGAGTCGTCCGAGCACGACGTCCGCGACTCCGCTGCCCGCGGTTACCGCAAGGCACGTCGCGGCTACGTCGTCAGCGACAAGATGGACAAGACCATCGTGGTCGAGGTCGAGGACCGCGTGAAGCACCCGCTTTACGGCAAGGTCATCCGCCGCACCTCGAAGGTCAAGGCGCACGATGAGGCGAACTCCGCCGGCATCGGCGACCTGGTCCTGATCAACGAGACCCGCCCGCTGAGCGCCACGAAGCGCTGGCGTCTGGTGGAGATTCTGGAGAAGGCCAAGTGATTCAGCAGGAATCCCGACTCAAGGTCGCCGACAACACCGGCGCCAAGGAGCTCCTCACGATTCGTGTCCTCGGTGGCTCGAAGCGTCGTTACGCCGGTCTCGGCGACACCATCGTCGCTACCGTCAAGGACGCGATCCCCGGTGGCAACGTGAAGAAGGGCGACGTCGTCAAGGCGGTCATCGTCCGCACCAAGAAGGAGGTCCGTCGTCCGGACGGCTCCTACATCAAGTTCGACGAGAACGCCGCAGTTATCCTGAAGAACGACGGGGAGCCCCGCGGCACCCGTATCTTCGGGCCGGTCGGTCGTGAGCTTCGTGACAAGAAGTTCATGAAGATCGTCTCGCTGGCGCCGGAGGTCATCTAATCATGGCGAAGATCAAGAAGGGTGACCTGGTTCAGGTCATCACCGGTGCCACGCAGGAGCGTGGCGGCGACCGTGGCAAGCAGGGCAAGGTCCTCGACGTCCTCGGTGACAAGAACCGCGTGATCGTCGAAGGCGTGAACTACGTCACCAAGCACACCCGCGTCGGACAGACGCAGCGTGGCACCAAGACCGGAGGCATCGAGACCGTCGAAGCCTCCATCCACATCTCGAACGTCGCACTCGTCGACCCTTCGACCAAGAAGCCGACCAAGGTCGGCCACCGGGTCGAGGAGCAGACCAAGGACGGCGTCAAGCGCACCGTCCGCGTGCGGTACGCGAAGAAGAGCGGTAAGGACCTCTGATGAGCACCGACACTGCCGCGCCGGCTGGCAAGATCCAGCCGCGCCTGAAGCAGAAGTACAACAGCGAGATCAAGAAGGCTCTGCAGGACGAGTTCGGTTACGCGAACGTCATGCAGATCCCCGGACTGGTCAAGGTCGTCGTGAACACCGGTGTCGGCGAGGCAGCTCGCGACAGCAAGGTGATCGATGGTGCCGTCGACGATCTCACCAAGATCACCGGCCAGAAGCCGATCGTCACGAAGGCCCGTAAGTCCATCGCGCAGTTCAAGCTGCGTGAGGGCCAGGCCATCGGCGCGCACGTCACCCTCCGCGGTGACCGCGCGTGGGAGTTCGTGGACCGTCTGGTCTCGCTGGCTCTGCCCCGTATCCGCGACTTCCGCGGTCTTTCGGGCAAGCAGTTCGACGGCAACGGCAACTACACCTTCGGTCTCCAGGAGCAGAGCGTGTTCCACGAGATCGATCAGGACAAGATCGACCGGGTTCGCGGTTTCGACATCACCGTCGTCACCACCGCGAAGACGGATGACGAGGGACGGGCACTGCTCCGTCACCTCGGCTTCCCGTTCCGCTCGGAAGACGCACAGGCGTGACCCTTCGACAGGCTCAGGGACCCATGGGTTGCTGAGCCTGTCGAAGTACTCGCCGACATGCACCTACAATTGAAGATTGCGTGTCATCGCAGGCCGTCTGTCGTGTAACGGCAGCCGGAACCTCATGAACAAAGGAAAACAACAATGACAATGACAGACCCGGTCGCAGATCTGCTGACCCGTCTGCGTAACGCGAACTCGGCGCACCACGATTCCGTGACCCTGCCGTCGAGCAAGCTCAAGACGAACATCGCTCAGATCCTCCAGCAGGAGGGCTACATCGCCGGCTGGGAGACCTCTGACGCTCGCGTCGGACAGAACCTCACGCTGACGCTGAAGTACGGCCCCAACCGTGAGCGCTCGATTGCTGGTATCAAGCGCGTCTCGAAGCCCGGCCTCCGCGTCTACGCGAAGTCCACCGAGCTCCCCACGGTCCTCGGCGGCCTCGGCGTGGCCATCCTGTCCACCTCCTCCGGTCTTCTCACCGACCGTCAGGCTGAGCAGAAGGGCGTGGGCGGAGAAGTTCTCGCCTACGTGTGGTAATTCGAAATGTCGCGTATTGGACGACTTCCCATCGACGTTCCCGCGGGCGTGACCGTTTCGGTCGCAGGCCGCGTGGTCTCGGTGAAGGGCCCCAAGGGTGAGCTCACCCTCACGGTGGCCAACCCCATCGAGGTCGCGGTCGAGGAGAACCAGGTTCTGGTCTCCCGTCCCGACGACGAGCGCGAGTCTCGGTCGCTTCACGGCCTGACCCGCACGCTCATCAACAACAACATCATCGGCGTGACCCAGGGCTACACCAAGGGTCTCGAGGTCGTCGGCACCGGTTACCGCGTGCAGCAGAAGGGGAGCTCGGTCGAGTTCGCCCTCGGCTTCTCGCACCCGGTCCTGATCGACCCGCCCGCCGGCATCACGCTCACGGTCGAGGGCACCACCAAGCTCACCGTCAGCGGGATCGACAAGCAGGCTGTCGGCGAGGCAGCTGCCAACATCCGCAAGATCCGCAAGCCCGAGCCGTACAAGGGCAAGGGTGTGCGCTACGCCGGCGAGAACGTGCGTCGCAAGGCCGGAAAGAGTGGTAAGTAACCATGGCTCTCAAGTCAAAGTCTGACGCCCGCGCGCGTCGTCACGCCCGCCTTCGCAAGAAGGTCGTCGGCACCGAGGTGCGTCCGCGCCTCGTCGTCAACCGCTCGGCCCGCCACGTCTTCGTGCAGCTGGTCGACGACAGCAAGGGTCACACCGTCGCGTCGGCTTCGACGCTCGAGACCGACCTGCGTTCGCTCGAGGGTGACAAGACCGCCAAGGCCCGCAAGGTCGGCGAGCTCCTCGCCGAGCGTGCGAAGGCTGCCGGCGTTTCCGAGGCAGTGTTCGACCGTGGCGGTAACCGCTACGCCGGTCGTGTCGCCGCCATCGCCGACGGCGCCCGCGAAGGGGGTCTGGCACTGTGAGTGACAACAAGGAGAACGAAGTGACCGAAGCGGCAGCTGCCACTTCCGAGACGGCTGCGGGCACCACGCAGGCAGAGCCGGCTCGCGATCAGCGTGATGGCCGCCGCGGTGGCCGCGGTGACCGCAACCAGGGTGGCCGCGACCGCAACTCGCGCGACCGCGGTGACAACCAGTTCCTGGAGCGCGTCGTCACGATCAACCGTGTCTCGAAGGTCGTGAAGGGTGGTCGTCGCTTCAGCTTCACCGCCCTCGTGGTCGTCGGTGACGGCAACGGTCTGGTCGGCGTCGGCTACGGCAAGGCCCGAGAGGTCCCCCTGGCGATCTCGAAGGGTGTCGAAGAGGCCAAGCGCAACTTCTTCCGTGTTCCGCGCGTCGGCAGCACCATCCCGCACCCCGTGCAGGGTGAGGCCGCCGCAGGTGTGGTCCTGCTCCGTCCGGCCGCTGCCGGTACCGGTGTCATCGCCGGTGGTCCGGTCCGTGCCGTGCTCGAGTGCGCCGGTATCCACGACGTGCTGTCGAAGTCGCTCGGCTCGTCGAACACGATCAACATCGTGCACGCGACGGTCACGGCCCTGAAGCAGCTCGAGGAGCCTCGTGCGGTCGCCGCGCGTCGTGGCCTCGAGTTCGACCAGGTCGCCCCTGCCCGCCTCGTGCGCGCAGAGGCCGAGGCCATCGCCGCACAGAAGGTAGGTGCCTGATGGCCGCGCGACTGAAGGTCACGCAGATCAAGTCCAAGGTGAGCGAGAAGCAGAACCAGCGTGACACGCTGCGCAGCCTCGGTCTCAAGCGGATCGGTGACACCACCGTCCGCCCCGACGACGCGCAGACGCGCGGTTACGTCAAGACCGTCGCACACCTCGTCAAGGTTGAGGAGATCGACTAATGGCTGAGAAGAACGAGGCCGTCGAGGCTGAGAAGGCCCCGAAGAAGGCTGCAGCTCCTAAGGCTGCCGCTGAGAAGAAGCCCGCCGCGAAGAAGGCTCCGGCCAAGACCGCTGCGTCCGCCGCCAAGGCTGACGCTCCGGCCAAGAAGCCGGCCGCCAAGAAGGCTGCGCCTGCGAAGGATGCTCCGGCATCCCGCCCCGGCGTCCTGAAGGTGCACCACCTGCGTCCGGTCCCCGGATCCAACACCGCCAAGACTCGCGTCGGCCGTGGTGAGGGCTCCAAGGGTAAGACCGCCGGTCGTGGTACCAAGGGCACCAAGGCGCGCAACACCGTTCGCGTCGGCTTCGAGGGTGGGCAGATGCCGCTGCACATGCGCACCCCGAAGCTGCGCGGGTTCAAGAACCCGTTCCGCGTCGAGTACCAGGT is a genomic window of Microbacterium maritypicum containing:
- the rplV gene encoding 50S ribosomal protein L22, which translates into the protein MVESIARVRHIRVTPQKARRVVALIKGKQAQEALAILKFAQQSASEPIYKLVASAMANAQVKADRDGEFLDEKDLYVANAYVDEGTTLKRFQPRAQGRAFQIKKRTSHITVVLSTPEAAPAAAGDSNKKASK
- the rplR gene encoding 50S ribosomal protein L18, whose product is MALKSKSDARARRHARLRKKVVGTEVRPRLVVNRSARHVFVQLVDDSKGHTVASASTLETDLRSLEGDKTAKARKVGELLAERAKAAGVSEAVFDRGGNRYAGRVAAIADGAREGGLAL
- the rpsC gene encoding 30S ribosomal protein S3, which gives rise to MGQKVNPYGFRLGITTDHVSRWFSDSTKPGQRYADYVAEDIKIRNLLKTQLDRAGVSNIEIERTRDRVRVDIHTARPGIVIGRRGAEAERIRGDLEKLSGKQIQLNILEVKNPEADAQLVAQGIAEQLSARVAFRRAMRKGLQGAQRAGAKGIRIQVSGRLGGAEMSRSEFYREGRVPLHTLRANIDYGFYEAKTTFGRIGVKVWIYKGDLTAKELAREQANAPKARRDDRGGDRRRAPRNEAPVAEGASA
- the rplD gene encoding 50S ribosomal protein L4, producing MADSTLALDVLKADGKKAGSIELPAALFDAKTNIPLIHQVVVAQLAAARQGTHSTKRRGEVSGAGRKPFKQKGTGNARQGSIRAPHMTGGGIVHGPKPRDYSQRTPKKMIAAALLGALSDRFRGDRIHAIESFGIDGTPSTKTAVNFLTNVVSSKNVLVVIERNDDVTLKSIRNLSNLHVLTFDQLNAYDVLVSDDIVFTQAALEGFIASKSGANQEVSA
- the rplO gene encoding 50S ribosomal protein L15, whose translation is MAEKNEAVEAEKAPKKAAAPKAAAEKKPAAKKAPAKTAASAAKADAPAKKPAAKKAAPAKDAPASRPGVLKVHHLRPVPGSNTAKTRVGRGEGSKGKTAGRGTKGTKARNTVRVGFEGGQMPLHMRTPKLRGFKNPFRVEYQVVNLEKLAELYPKGGDVTIGDLVAKGAVRKNEKVKVLGNGDIAVKLTVSVDKVSGSAEQKIVAAGGSVK
- the rplC gene encoding 50S ribosomal protein L3 codes for the protein MVDINSKISKGMLGTKLGMTQVWNESGKLVPVTVIELASNVVTQIRTPEKDGYNAVQIAYGQIDPRKVNKPLTAHFEAAGVTPRRHVTEIRTADAGDYSLGQELTVDGTFEAGQLVDVVGTSKGKGFAGVMKRHNFKGVSASHGSHRNHRKPGSIGASSTPSRVFKGMRMAGRMGGERVTVLNLTVHAIDIEKGLLLVKGAVPGARGRIVYVRNAVKGA
- the rplP gene encoding 50S ribosomal protein L16 gives rise to the protein MLIPRKVKFRKQHHPGRSGQATGGTKVSFGEYGIQALTPAYVTNRQIESARIAMTRHIKRGGKVWINIYPDRPLTKKPAETRMGSGKGSPEWWVANVKPGRVLFEVAGVDEELAREALTRAIHKLPLKARIIKREEGDA
- the rpsH gene encoding 30S ribosomal protein S8; this translates as MTMTDPVADLLTRLRNANSAHHDSVTLPSSKLKTNIAQILQQEGYIAGWETSDARVGQNLTLTLKYGPNRERSIAGIKRVSKPGLRVYAKSTELPTVLGGLGVAILSTSSGLLTDRQAEQKGVGGEVLAYVW
- the rplN gene encoding 50S ribosomal protein L14, yielding MIQQESRLKVADNTGAKELLTIRVLGGSKRRYAGLGDTIVATVKDAIPGGNVKKGDVVKAVIVRTKKEVRRPDGSYIKFDENAAVILKNDGEPRGTRIFGPVGRELRDKKFMKIVSLAPEVI
- the rplW gene encoding 50S ribosomal protein L23, with protein sequence MSEQASVLQTALNKDPRDIILKPVVSEKSYGLIDEGKYTFLVDPRASKTEIKLAIEKIFGVKVAGVNTLNRVGKARRTRFGTGKRKDTKRAIVTLKSGTIDIFTAIG
- the rplE gene encoding 50S ribosomal protein L5; translated protein: MSTDTAAPAGKIQPRLKQKYNSEIKKALQDEFGYANVMQIPGLVKVVVNTGVGEAARDSKVIDGAVDDLTKITGQKPIVTKARKSIAQFKLREGQAIGAHVTLRGDRAWEFVDRLVSLALPRIRDFRGLSGKQFDGNGNYTFGLQEQSVFHEIDQDKIDRVRGFDITVVTTAKTDDEGRALLRHLGFPFRSEDAQA
- the rpmC gene encoding 50S ribosomal protein L29 — translated: MAIGTKELAPAELDTFEDQRLVEELRKAKEELFNLRFQSATGQLESHGRIRAVKRDIARLYTVIRERELGIRATPAPVEAPAKKATKSKAKKADSADDAVKEEAE
- the rplX gene encoding 50S ribosomal protein L24; translated protein: MAKIKKGDLVQVITGATQERGGDRGKQGKVLDVLGDKNRVIVEGVNYVTKHTRVGQTQRGTKTGGIETVEASIHISNVALVDPSTKKPTKVGHRVEEQTKDGVKRTVRVRYAKKSGKDL
- the rpsS gene encoding 30S ribosomal protein S19, whose translation is MPRSLKKGPFVDDHLLRKVVVQNEAGTKNVIKTWSRRSMIIPAMLGHTIAVHDGRKHIPVFVSETMVGHKLGEFAPTRTFRGHEKDDKKGRRR
- the rplF gene encoding 50S ribosomal protein L6 — encoded protein: MSRIGRLPIDVPAGVTVSVAGRVVSVKGPKGELTLTVANPIEVAVEENQVLVSRPDDERESRSLHGLTRTLINNNIIGVTQGYTKGLEVVGTGYRVQQKGSSVEFALGFSHPVLIDPPAGITLTVEGTTKLTVSGIDKQAVGEAAANIRKIRKPEPYKGKGVRYAGENVRRKAGKSGK
- the rpmD gene encoding 50S ribosomal protein L30, which codes for MAARLKVTQIKSKVSEKQNQRDTLRSLGLKRIGDTTVRPDDAQTRGYVKTVAHLVKVEEID
- the rplB gene encoding 50S ribosomal protein L2 — translated: MAIRKYKPTTPGRRGSSVADFAEITRSTPEKSLLRPLSKTGGRNNQGRITTRHIGGGHKRQYRVIDFRRNDKDGVNAKVAHIEYDPNRTARIALLHYFDGEKRYILAPAKLKQGDIVESGAGADIKPGNNLPLKNIPTGTVIHAIELRPGGGAKMARSAGASVRLVAKDGPYAQLRLPSGEIRNVDARCRATIGEVGNAEQSNINWGKAGRMRWKGVRPTVRGVAMNPVDHPHGGGEGKTSGGRHPVSPWGQAEGRTRHANKESDKYIVRRRNAGKKRK
- the rpsE gene encoding 30S ribosomal protein S5, encoding MSDNKENEVTEAAAATSETAAGTTQAEPARDQRDGRRGGRGDRNQGGRDRNSRDRGDNQFLERVVTINRVSKVVKGGRRFSFTALVVVGDGNGLVGVGYGKAREVPLAISKGVEEAKRNFFRVPRVGSTIPHPVQGEAAAGVVLLRPAAAGTGVIAGGPVRAVLECAGIHDVLSKSLGSSNTINIVHATVTALKQLEEPRAVAARRGLEFDQVAPARLVRAEAEAIAAQKVGA
- the rpsQ gene encoding 30S ribosomal protein S17 — protein: MATKKEATVETQAAGHESSEHDVRDSAARGYRKARRGYVVSDKMDKTIVVEVEDRVKHPLYGKVIRRTSKVKAHDEANSAGIGDLVLINETRPLSATKRWRLVEILEKAK
- the rpsJ gene encoding 30S ribosomal protein S10 encodes the protein MAGQKIRIRLKSYDHEVIDTSARKIVDTVTRAGATVVGPVPLPTEKNVVCVIRSPHKYKDSREHFEMRTHKRLIDIVDPTPKAVDSLMRLDLPADVNIEIKL